A segment of the Dermacentor andersoni chromosome 5, qqDerAnde1_hic_scaffold, whole genome shotgun sequence genome:
cgacaacggcgTAACAAAGGCACAGCACAAGCGGGACCGGCAAGCCAGACGGGCAACTCGGCAGAGATGAGTCGGACAAGCGAAAGACACTGCTTGGGCGTCGCCGTGATGCTGGCGGCTCTTGCCGCGGTCGCCGTGGCGACGCCTTCGTGCCTCGACACGAGCAATCACTACTACGACGAACGAGAATACACGTGCTCGGGTTTCACGAGCGCATCGCACTTCCAAGAGCACATACCCCGCGACCTTACTTACCCGCGGCTTCGGTTCGTTCTCAAGGAGTGCGTCGTCGACTACATCCCGGGCTCGGCGTTCACCTCGGTGCCGGCGCTGTCCCTGGATCTGAACAACTGCAAGGCCAAGACATTCTCCAAGCCGGGAGCCAATCCGTTCGACGGTCTCGAGGAGACCGTTTCGCGCATAGGATTCATGCACAACAGCACGCTGCCGGAGTCGTGGCAGCTGCTCAAGAACCTGAACCGGCTCAAGGAGGTGGCATTCTACATGATGGCCGGCCTGGACCTGACACGCGACTTCAACAACCTGCCGCAGAGCCTGAGGCGCGTGCTCATCTTCCGTTCGAGCATCGCGCGAATCGACGACAACTGGCTGTCGGGACTGAGCAACCTGGAAGAGGTGTGGATCCAAGAGAGCGACCTCAAGCACTTCCAGCGCTCCATGATGCCCAGGCCGGCACCCAAGCTGTGGCGTCTGCACTTGCAGTAAGACCTGCCACCCTTGCTTTCTCCCACCCACTCGCGAAGTTGTTCCAAGCAGTGCACTTGATGAAAAGCCCTTGCGGCCGCTGTTTCTGTTCCGGTAGCCTTTTAAAGTGAAGCTGTTATAGTGCGGCTATAGAAGCGATTGAAACGGTTATATAATTGTTCGAGGTGTTCTGGAAAAATTAGATGCTTAACCGTGCCTACACTCCAAGAAAAATCCCGAGGAAAACAGGAGTAACTGGGCAGTTAGTCCTAAAAGGGGCGCTTTCTTCCCTCAAGgaactaactgcatgaatgtgcgtgccatgtacaaatttcggagagtaagtgtttaatccctggtcggaaagagagcaacgggaggacgaacgccTACAGTTACTCGCCATGCACTCCGCTCTTTTCGTCCGTGTCGCGGAGTGATGCGGCTAAAACGGTATTGTCTGTAAGTCGTGAATTActcgaagttcgtgcactgtctatttaactgcatgcaaagcagcatttgtgctcttcgtgagaaaattgcgtgaaatttagaagctggaatgtgaagagctATGCCCTTGTGCGCACGCCATAcctgagcgatacacattaaacgcgcaagtcattgataggctgctagattttcttggtcaatacTACTGTTCCTTCCGTTCTAAGGAGATTACAAACTTAACTGAAGCGACGTTTAGCTCAAAAGGGACACGCTAGGCGACAGAGAAATTAATCTTCTCTGTCGTCttgggtgccccgtttgagctcacAACACGTATACATTGCATAGTGCCTCGGTTTAAATCACCCTCAGAATAATCGGGCAGATTTCTTTTTGAAGTcacttatggttgcaagtacactcaatgTTAGAGTCTCCCCTCACAGgatgccgagtcgcttttacattgccgcGCCTGCGTTCCAAAGCTTAAACTAGTCTCAATATCCTATCCTGCCAACCGACCTGCCgtggtgaagtggttagagtacctgacttgtgaggacgtgagttcgaatcctgaTTTCGGGCATCTTTTTTTTCCAGCCCAGTAACTTTTTGAAAGGGTATAAATGCCTAAGTTCATTAATtacacctttgcggagcatcggaaagaatgaccgttactcccttgaagagcatcggaaaagggcaacTGTCAGTCCTCAAAGGAGTAACCGATGgagagtaacagttcatcccctcgcacttaccccgtaaagggaggaatggttgtggcagatcagttcctCCCGTAAAGGAGTCACCGAAATtccccatttcctccttttcttcttagagtgtatatt
Coding sequences within it:
- the LOC126531350 gene encoding uncharacterized protein → MSRTSERHCLGVAVMLAALAAVAVATPSCLDTSNHYYDEREYTCSGFTSASHFQEHIPRDLTYPRLRFVLKECVVDYIPGSAFTSVPALSLDLNNCKAKTFSKPGANPFDGLEETVSRIGFMHNSTLPESWQLLKNLNRLKEVAFYMMAGLDLTRDFNNLPQSLRRVLIFRSSIARIDDNWLSGLSNLEEVWIQESDLKHFQRSMMPRPAPKLWRLHLQGCGLTSLPRDFSDDLPAMRHLSIEENLITTFDELSLEPLRRERTYVGLYGNPLHCDCRIKFLLSYSDNWRFPVCATPEFLKGRRLNDLSEDLLNCSSPTTTTTTTTTTPAAVPGGFFPFYSDDV